A stretch of DNA from Microbacterium sp. LWS13-1.2:
TCGGCACGGCGTCGCTCACGGCCATCGCCTTCGCGTCGGGCCCGTGGGGCGTGGGACTCGCGTGGGTCGGCGTCTCGGTGGGCGTCGCCGTCGCCTCGGCGGCCTTCACCGCACTGATCGCCGACCAGCTGACGACTCAGCGAGGCGCGGCATCCGCGGCCGTCTCGTCCTCGCAGGCGCTCGGGATCGTGGTCGGCGTGGGTGTCATCGTGCTCCTGGAGCTCGGGGTCGTCGTCGGCTACCTCGCCCTGGCCGGCTTCCTCGCCGTCGTCGGCACCGTCGCGGCCCTGCTCCTTCCCGATCCGCCCGCGCGTGCGGAGGTGGCTGTGGCGCGGGAGGGCAGGACGCTGCGCGAGCGCCTCGCCGCGCTGCGCGATCGCGACTTCGCCTGGCTGCTCGCAGGACGTCTGACGGTGAACATCGGCAATGCGCTCGGAACCGGGCTGCTGCTGTTCTTCCTGCTCTACGGGCTGCACCGGGATTCCGCGACCGCCGAAGACGAGCTGCTGCTGCTGATCCTCGTGTACACGCTGTTCGTCGTCGTGTCGTCGATCGTGTCGGGCTGGATCTCCGACCGCACCGGACGCCGTCTCCCGTTCGTGGTGTGGCCGGCCGTGATCCAGGGGCTCGCGTCGATCATCCTCGTCGTGGCACCGTCGCTCACCTCGGCGATGATCGCCGCGGCGCTCCTCGGCGTCGGCTACGGGGCGTACATGTCGGTGAGTCTGGCGCTGGGCACCGACCTGCTGCCGTACGCGGAGGACCACGCCCGTGACCTGGGTTTCGTCAACGTCTCGGCGAGCCTGGGGCAGCTCATCGGCCCGCTTCTCGGCGCCGGGC
This window harbors:
- a CDS encoding MFS transporter; translation: MSTRQRGKVGASWFTLFTLAWLALWTVQLTPLQLLIPLQLDTPDDAAGWVSGVVSSGLVLAIGGVAGVIAAPLAGGLSDRTRGRWGRRRPWALGGVWLGTASLTAIAFASGPWGVGLAWVGVSVGVAVASAAFTALIADQLTTQRGAASAAVSSSQALGIVVGVGVIVLLELGVVVGYLALAGFLAVVGTVAALLLPDPPARAEVAVAREGRTLRERLAALRDRDFAWLLAGRLTVNIGNALGTGLLLFFLLYGLHRDSATAEDELLLLILVYTLFVVVSSIVSGWISDRTGRRLPFVVWPAVIQGLASIILVVAPSLTSAMIAAALLGVGYGAYMSVSLALGTDLLPYAEDHARDLGFVNVSASLGQLIGPLLGAGLVALVGGFWLLFLVGGILSIIGGFMTYAIRARDRTTSAV